Part of the Caretta caretta isolate rCarCar2 chromosome 7, rCarCar1.hap1, whole genome shotgun sequence genome is shown below.
GTGTCTGTTACAACAGCTGCTGTTTTGTAAGAGACCGTtgcaaatggggggtggggggaagcatggGTGAGGAGACCATAAGGGTCATGTTCCCATAATAAAGGGGAAAGTACACCTGTACCCTGCTTAGTCAGCACTAGCTTATCTTGCTTTCATCACAGTCCCTCCCCACTGTAATTCTTGCCTAGAAGCCTGACACACCTCCATAGTGACAGAGTGGCTCGACTATTATTAACCTGTTCGCATCTGTTCAGGCATTCAGGTGGGTCTAGCTAGGTTATAGCAAACAAAGAGGAAAGCAATAACCCAATCAGAGCCACACTCTGGCCAGACTGCTCTTCCTCAGATATTGCAGGTCAGACTGGAGGAATCGTACTTGAACTCCTAGAGGTTAGTACTCCAGGCTGTCATGCAGTTTTCTGGCTGCCCGGTAATCATTTCAAAAAGTGTTGAAATAAGCGAAGTGATTCTCCCCCTGCCTCACGCACAAACATACAGCATATGGGGTACGTTAACAGCTTTTCCCTTCTAGCTAGTGTCTGTGCAGCACAGGAGAAAGTGTCTGGTTCTGATGGCGTTCTCGTAAGTCAGCTTCCACCCTGCTTTATCCTGGTTGCTAAGATACCTAGAATAAGCTTATCTAGGATCACACAAAGGGCATTGACTGAGGTTTTACCGTGCTGATCAGTGTTTACACTGCAtcttcaataaaaataaaaaaaaaaatctgactcagATCACACAACAAAGCAGCCAGATGGGGTATAGGGCTGAAGTCGGCAACGGGGATACCATTAAAAAGTAATGCTTCTGTGAGCAGGGAGGGTGCTTATAATTAGCTTGTTGGTAGGCAGGTATAATGAATGCTTtcacaaaatacattttgaatgAATCATACACCTTAAAGGATACCTGACATTGTTCTGTATCTCAAGAGAAGTTACAAAATAAATTCAGTAGCATCACATTTAACGTAGTGTTTCATCTTGCATTTTCTCTGATACAGTTTATCCACAGCCCAGCCACTGGTTTGAACTTAAGTTTGGGTGTCACTATAGGGCACATACCTGTACCTCATCATTACTGGTTAGTAGGTAGATTTATCATAAATCCGATCTAGCAGAGGAGTATAGTGTGCCTTTGCCTACATGTGTAATTATAGTCCAGTGTGCTTAAACGTCGGCATTCAAAGAGTATCGATACTGAATGGCTTGTGgagcacaaaaaaaccccaaacacacacacaaaaagagaaacCCACAACACTAGAGAAATATTATCTGCTCAGTGACCAGCCTTTTGGGCTCTGCATCCTCAGACTACCTGAATCAGAGAAAACCAGGGTTCTATTTCTTTGTACAGATGATTCATAAAATAAGTCCAAGTGTAACTGACCAAAGACTAAGATGACAGAGGGGAGTTTAGTTTGAATAATATGCTCAAAAGTAGCACACACAACATGCTCCATTTTAAGCAGCTATCAAACGTTTGAGATTCTCCCAAGGCATCCTGGCTATTCACCATTTAAGATTCCACATCTTACATAAATATGTGTATGCAATTCCAAAAAATACATCAAACTTCAGCCCCAGTGAAGCTAGGATTTTTAAAAGGCCCATTATAAAACAGAGCATCATCTAATCTGCAAGGATTTGGGTTGCTGAAATAAGGCATAATCCTCTACCTATGACTGTTGGCTCTGACACCAGCTCACACATTGCTCCTGCCCTCTTCAATAAGCCCAGGATAGGTGCTATTGGCCAACCCCCATTTATGCTCACATTAAACTGGAGCATGCCCCAATTTATCTGGGCTGAATTACTCCACCCAAGCGCGtattatttgaaaaagaaaaagaaaaaaaaaaacacacaacagcAACAGCTCTAGCCAACAATAATGAAAGACAATGCAAAATAACCACTCTTCCCTTCCAATTGTTGGTCACAAATAGCCTCCCTTTATTTAGTGGTTAGATGGAAGAGGCATTCTGAAATTTCTGCTGTAATGTACGAGCATAATATGGAAAAGTTTAAGCACTGGTTTAATCTGACCAATCACAAAATATTCCTCCCAGGATCCAAAGTCATCCAGGGAGAGCAGAGTGGAGAAAGCAATTGCTTAAACATTAACAGAGCAATAAATCTGTTACGATGAAATGGTTTTTCCATTCATGCAACTTTCCCTATACCCTCCTGGAAGGAAAATACTGCAGTTTGGGTAGGATAGCATATTGCAGCCAGCTTTCAAAGTAAATAAATCTTGGTTAATTTGAGGATTCCCTCCCCTAACTTTGAAAGGGGCATTCCATACCAAAGCTGCAGTCTGGATAGATCCTTTTGTGAAGAGTGCTGGACTGCCTTTTCTTCCCTTCTGAAAACTGTTCATTTACACAGAACTCGTAAATATCTATCCCTCTGGATAATTTAGTTCTAGCATTAGTTGAAGTTTAAAGTATACTTGTTTGGGAGCCTCTCAGTAGTGCATAACAGAGATGGTTCACATCATACAGCCATCACTCATTTTAGCCCAGTTTGTAgtacaggggttcccaaacttgttccgccacttgtgcagggaaagcgactggcaggccgggccggtttgtttacctgctgcgtccgcaggttcagcagATCGCGGCTCCTAGTGGCCGCAGTTCgcagctccaggccagtgggagctgctggaagcagcggccataaacaaaccggcccagcccgccaggggctttccccgcacaaatGGCGGAACAGGTTTGGGAACCACTCTTGTAGTGCATGGTGAAGGCAGGCTTAGCCCTGAAATGACAGGAGTGCTGCAGGTCGTGACCAATATGCATTGATAACTTAAGCCTCTTAGGCTATTTTACAGTTTCTAGGTGGGTGCTGCAGCTCATGACAGAAGTAAGGAAAGCCTCATTGCATGTATACTTTATCTGTGCCTCACTGATTTGAGCACCTACTTTCTATTTACTCTAGGAAAGGAAGTCTTACCTCTGCTCAAGCAAATGTCAATAGCCGGTGTCTTCTTGGTCCATTCTTCTACTTTTTATTTCTCTCCTAGGCAGGAAAAGCCCACAGGTTGAGCACTGATGAGAGGGAGCAACTGTTGCCAAACCTGAAAGCTGTAGGGTGGAATGAGGTGGAAGGGAGAGATGCCATCTTCAAAGAATTCCATTTCAAGGACTTCAGTCGGGTACAGAAACTGACACCTACGTCCATACTGCAAGTGGTCTGCATTTCAGTTTAGGGATCCCACCCAGAAAGTTaatgcttattttatttaaactgttTCCCTCTGTTCATAGATGTTTaaaccagaaaggaccattctcaTCTGTTCTGAACACTTGCATAAGACAGGCTATAGAATCtaacccagtaattcctgcatccagTTCATAAGCTTCTGGCTGAGCTACAGCATCGATTATTGAAGACATCCAACTACTCAACCAGTCAGCCAGTGTTTTTTGCAGAACTTTTCCCCACACAAACAGGTGGACATCGTGGAAATCTTAGGCAAAGGCAATGTAGCGTTAGGGAAGTTTTGTGTTTACCTGGATTCTCAAAAAGGAAAGGAAGTTAATTCCATCAAGGACATGCCAACCATAAATAAGTGTGAGCCACCACTAGAGTTGGCTTACAACTAACTTATCTTTTGTTCCTTCTGGGCAGGCCTTTGGGTTCATGACCAGAGTAGCTTTGCAAGCAGAAAAACTGGACCACCACCCTGAATGGTTCAACGTTTACAGCAAGGTAAAGGATAGCAGTGAGCGATTAGATCTCTTAACATGGAAGGTGTTTCAGGTTTAGCAACGGATAAACAGTATAACGTTTTCTGTTTGTAGGGCGCTTAGGACTGGGGGGGGGATGCTGGGGGGCCATGACTCAGGcccctaggtgctatgataatacaaataaataacacttaGCAGTTCCTTCTGTTAAGAGGGAGGAGGTTGTTTACATGTAGTGCAAAAATATCTTGCCTCACTATGTCAGACCATTGTATAAATCATGCCTAGCCTCAGTAATAGTATTGTAGCATCACAATGAAACTCTAGTAGTTCATCCAACTCACAAAAGTTGGAGTGCCATGAAATTTGCACCCATCTCTTGTTTCTGCTGTCCCACTATTAGAGATTTTATGGGTACTGCTGGGGAAAAAGTAATGAAAGTACTTAACACTACTTCAGACAGACAACCATTTACAATGTTGTAACAAGTTTAGAATATGACTGCTCTTTCCACCAACtgcaagtttttttgttttgttttaggttCACATTATCCTGAGCACACACGAGTGTGCAGGCTTATCCGAGCGGGATATCAATTTGGCCAGTTTCATAGAGCAAGTTGCAGCTTCTATGTCTTGAACGAGGCTGGGCATACATAAGCCTGAATTGGCTGAGCAGCTACTGTCTCCTCTCTCATTCTTAAAACTGTAGTTAGAACCATTTGCCGGTTCCACGCAGTTCCTGATCCAAGCAGAAGACAATGCTATGCTCAGCTCAGCTCCTCTTCCACCACAGCTCAAAGTTTCAGAGGGAATAAGCTGCCCTAGCGTAAAAATACTTCCTACTTCTCAGTTACCAGGAGGAAAGTTGCCTTCTTTTTTAGTCCAGTGAGTACCAGTGCAAAATTGCTTGACCTCTGGCACTTTTGGCATATCTGGCCTTTAGTGGAAGAAAGTAATATTATACAGTGCAAGCAGTTTGAGTTTATTGTTACTCAGTCAGTTGTGTGCTTGCTTCTTACTTTACAATTATACTGTTTTGTCTACAGTGAAGCCTATGTCCCCTGGTCTCTTCTGTTAGCAGACCAGTATCTGTGATGTGCAGTTTGGTTACATTTGTAAGCTTTGTTCAAATAGTATTATAGCAGGTATGTGGGGTTACCTGTGTTGCAACTGGCCATATTACAGAGATGGGAGCCAGGAACGTCAGCTGAAAATATCTAAGTGTTTGCAATAAAAGTTCTTATAACATACCAGTTGTCAGTTTGAAGGGACCATTCACTGCATAGTTTTGACTGAAGAAACTAAGTTGAAAAAACTAAGCAAGTTATTCATATTTAC
Proteins encoded:
- the PCBD1 gene encoding pterin-4-alpha-carbinolamine dehydratase isoform X1 encodes the protein MAGKAHRLSTDEREQLLPNLKAVGWNEVEGRDAIFKEFHFKDFSRAFGFMTRVALQAEKLDHHPEWFNVYSKVHIILSTHECAGLSERDINLASFIEQVAASMS
- the PCBD1 gene encoding pterin-4-alpha-carbinolamine dehydratase isoform X2; this encodes MAFGFMTRVALQAEKLDHHPEWFNVYSKVHIILSTHECAGLSERDINLASFIEQVAASMS